A genome region from Mycolicibacterium litorale includes the following:
- a CDS encoding SgcJ/EcaC family oxidoreductase produces the protein MPGTEVVRRVMDEWRAGIDSHDAQRVAAAFDEDAIFQGLRSYSVGRRGVADYYDSQPPGMTVTYQVLETRTLTDDLVLGYLSADFAYTDRPTVRLHLGVVVGRRDDDWRILHYQASSVPG, from the coding sequence GTGCCGGGCACTGAGGTCGTCCGCCGCGTCATGGACGAGTGGCGGGCCGGCATCGACAGCCACGACGCGCAGCGGGTGGCCGCGGCGTTCGACGAGGACGCGATCTTCCAGGGGCTGCGATCGTACAGCGTGGGCCGCCGGGGAGTCGCGGACTACTACGACTCTCAGCCACCCGGAATGACGGTGACGTACCAGGTGCTCGAAACCCGAACGCTCACCGACGATCTCGTGCTGGGCTATCTGAGCGCGGACTTCGCGTACACCGACCGGCCGACGGTGCGCCTGCATCTCGGCGTGGTCGTGGGCCGGCGCGACGACGACTGGCGGATCCTGCACTACCAGGCTAGCTCAGTGCCGGGATGA